A stretch of DNA from Hoeflea ulvae:
GTGATCTACAATCAAGGCAGCCTGCTGACGTTGACCCTGCTGCATCTGCGTACCGTGGCGATTGCCACCGCGGCGGCGACCGTGGTGGCCGTCTCGCTGGCCATTCTGGTCACCCGCCCGTTCGGGGCGGAATTCCTGCCGCTGTCGCGCAGCCTGGTCAATGTCGGCCAGACCTTTCCGCCGGTCGCGGTACTGGCGCTCGCCGTTCCGGTGCTCGGCTTTGGTGAAAAGCCCACACTGGTGGCCCTGTTCCTCTACGGGCTGCTGCCGATCTTCGAAAACACCCTGACCGGATTTGCGACCTTGCCGGGTCCGGTGTTGGAAGCCGCGCGCGGTGCGGGCATGACGGGCCGGCAGCGGCTGTGGCGGGTCGAGCTGCCGCTTGCCATGCCGATCATTCTGGCCGGCATCCGTTTGTCGGTGGTCGTCAGTCTGGCAACAGCAACGATCGGCTCCACGGTCGCGGCGAAGACACTGGGCGAGGTCATCATCGCCGGCCTGCAATCCAACAATACCGCCTTCGTGCTGCAAGGTGGCTTGATCGTCGGTGCGGTCGCGGTGCTGCTCTATGACGGGCTGTCCGCCATCGAGCGCGTTCTCGCCCGCCGGACCGGCTTGTCACAGGCGTGAGTGGCAGAACAGTCCGGCTTTGGCACGCCGGCGGTACCAAAGCCTTTTGAACGAAGTGCAGCTTGTCGGCTGCGGTGTGATCACAGGACATCAGGCAGGTGTGCTGGCTGCCCGCGATCAGCGGGACGATATCTGGCAGTCCCGGATCCGGGCAACCATGTCAGGCCAGCCAGCTGCGATAATCACTGACCAGCAGGTGGGCCGGCGCCGTGTCTTCCTCGATCTCGGAAAAGCGGCCGATCGGGTCGCGGAAGATATTGTCGGTCTCGTCGTCATTGACGGTCGAGACCTCGCCGATCAGCACATCACCGCCTTCGCCCCAGAAGGCATGCCAGTCGCCCGGCATCAACGTGACGCTTTCCCCGGGCGCAAGCTTCAGCTTCTCGCCGGGGCCGAAGTCACGCCTTATGCCGTCGCACCAGACCGTGCCGCCCTTGTCTTCGTCGAACCGGCCCTCATCATCGGAGCCGAACAGCTCGATGACCAGCGTCGCGCCGCCGCGGTTGATGATGTCCTCGGCCTTGATCACATGGGTGTGCATCGGGCTCAATTGTTCCTGCTTCGAGATCAGCAGTTTTTCCGCATAGCACATACCGCCGCCGCGCTGAAGGTCGGCAAGCCGCCCGTTGCGCAGGGTGAACAGGAAGAGGCCCATCTCGTCATAGCGGCCAGCACCGTAATCGGTGATGTCCCAGCCGCAGCGGGCGCTGATCACATTGCTGGCGATGTCCCGTTTGGCAATGAATTCGTCGGGGGTCCAGGAGGCGAAGGGCGGCAGGACGAAACCGAAAGAGGCGATCATCGCGTCTGCCTCCGCCATGATCTCGTTGATGCGCGAGCGTTTCATGCCACGGCCGCGGGCTGGGCCAGGAATTCCAGCACCATGGCCGCCGTCCAGGTGAAATGCGCGCCACCGCAGGGTTCGGCGGTGATCGGGCTGTAATATTCGGCAAAGCCGCTTTCATGGATCAGCGCGAGGCTGTCGGCGATGATCCGCTCGACGGTTGCGTGCTGGCCGGCCGTGCTTAGACCGTCGGCGATCATGTAATTGACGATCAGCCAGACCGGTCCGCGCCAATAGCGCAGATCATCGAATTCCGGCGCCGAGGGATCGTGGCTGGGGACGAGGAATTTTGCGGCGTCGCCCAGTTTGTCGATGCGCCGGGCAATCGCCGCTGCCCTTTCGGTCGGGACCGCGGCAAATGCCGCGAGAAGCCCGCCGATGGACGGGCTGTCGATCAGCTCGCCCGTGCTTCGGTCGAGGCAAAGATACTGGCCGTGGGCGTCGCTCCACAGCTTCTCCAGCGCGGCAATGCCCCGGGTGGCGAAATCACGCGACTGCTTTGCAATCTCGGGCTCACCCAGTTGTTCCGCCAGTTCGGCCAGATCGGCGCAGGACCGGATCAGGATGGCGTTGAAGCCGGGATCGACGACGCGGAACGGCGAGGCGTCATGCAGTTTGGTGTTGTCCCATCCCAGGCTGCGGAACGTCTGCACCAGCCAGATATAGCGTTCATATTGCGCATGGGTCGGGCGGTGGGCGGGATTTGCGTGCTGAATGTCGCGGCGGGTGAAGGGTTCCACTCCCTCGGTCGGCACGCGCGCCAGCGCCGCGTCCCAGTCGATGGAATTGTCGCGCCCCGATTCCCAGGGATGGATGATCGCCACCAGCCCGCTGGCCTCCGGGTCGCGGCTGTTGAAGAACCACCGGTGCCATGCATGGATGCGCGGAAGCAGCGCCCTGGCCCGTTGGGTGGCCAGGTCCTTGTCTTTCGCATTGTCGACCATGCGGCGAACCGCAAATCCGGCCACAGGCGGTTGTGTGATGCCCGAGGTTGGAACAGCGCGGCCCGTCGACCAGACATCCGGTCCGGGAAAATAGCCCTCGTCCCGCTCATGGAAGATGATGTGCGGCACCATTCCGTCTTCCCATTGATGGGCAAACAGCGTGTCGATTTCGGTCCAGGCGCGCGCCTCGTCGAAATGCGCGAATCCGAGCGCGCTCAGCACGCTGTCCCAGTTCCATTGGAACGGGTAGAGGCCATGGGTGGGCACGGTGTAGGTGCCACGGTCGTTGCGGCGGAGCACCTGCTCCGCCTGCGCGATCAATGCATGTTTCATATTTGTCTCTCAGGCGATGGCGAGTGTGGTTTCAGGGTCGAACCAGCGAACGCGGTCGGGTTGCGGTGCGAGTGTCAGCTTGTCCCCGGGACGGACGGTCAGGTCACTGTCGAGCACGGCGCGGAACGAACTGCCGTCCACGTCACAGGTCACCAACAGATGCGCACCCAATGGCTCCACCACCTTGGCGGTTGCGATCAGGCCGGTTTCGGCGGGCCGGAGATCTTCAGGCCGGATGGCAAACTGCAGGGCCGCCTTTTCGGTGTTCGGGCCATCCATCAATTGCCCCGCCACGCGCCACTTGCCGGCGCCCATGGGAGTGGCGTTGAGGAAGTTCATCGGCGGGTTTCCGATGAAGCTGGCGACGAATTCGGCGGCCGGATTGCGATAGACCTCGATCGGGGTTGCGGCCTGGACGATCCTGCCCTGATGCATCACGCTGATGCGATCGGCAAGGCTCATCGCCTCCACCTGGTCGTGGGTCACGTAGATCGTCGTGGTCTTGCTGTCGGCCAGCACGCCTTTGAGCTCGGCGCGCATTTCCAGCCGCAGCAGCGCGTCGAGATTGGAGAGCGGCTCGTCCATCAGGATCACGTCGGGCTCCATGGCGAGCGCCCGGGCGACCGCCACGCGCTGCCGCTGACCGCCCGACAGCTCGCCGGAATAGCGCTTGAGCAATTGCTCGATATGCATCAGCGTCGCCGTTCGTTCGACCCGGCGCTTGACCTCGTCATTGGGCAGCTTCTGCATCCTGAGACCGAAGCCGATGTTCTCGAACACCGTCAGATGCGGAAAGACCGCATAGTTCTGGAACACCATGGCGATGCCACGGTCCTTTGGCGCCAGGTGGTCGACCCGGCGTCCGCCGATCCAGATCTCTCCGGTGGTGGCGGTCTCGAGCCCGGCGACGATCCTGAGCAGCGTGGTCTTGCCGCAGCCGGAGGCACCAAGCAGAACCATGAATTCCTGGTCGGCAACAGTCAGATTGATGTCGTGCAGGGCCTGGTAGGTGCCAAATTTCTTGGCGACGTTCTTGATCTGGATTTCAGCCATTTCACTGGTTCCTTTGTCTGGTCGCGTCCCGCTCAGCGGTTGGCGATGCCCCACATGGCGAAGAGATATTTGCGCACCGCGAAGATAAAGATCAGCGCCGGCAGGACGAGGATGAAGCCGCCGGCGAATTTCAGATGCAGCGGCGCTTCGCCCAGCGTCTGCAGCAGGAAGGCCGGCAGGGTCCGGTTCTCGATGGTCAGCACCGCGGCGGCGAAGACCTCGTTCCACGAAATCACGAAGGCGAAGATCGCCGAAGCCGTGATGCCGGGCAGGATCAGCGGCAGCACCACCTTGGTGAAAGCGGTGAACCGTGTGCAGCCCAGGGTCCAGGCCGCTTCCTCCAGCTCGATCGGTATGCCCGAAAACAGCGAGAAGGTGATCAGCACGGCAAAGGGGATCGCCAGTGTGGTGTGGACCAGAGCGAGCCCGAAGGCGGTGTCATCGAGACCCGTGCGGATGAACAGCACCGCCAGCGGTAGCGCCAGAAGCGGCAGCGGAAAGGCGCGGGTCAACAGGACCAGCATCCGGAAGAGTTCCTTGCCCCGGAAGTCAAACCGCGACAGGGCATAGCCCGCCGGCGCTCCAATGACGATGGAAAGCACCATCGTCATTCCGGCCACCAGGATCGAATTCTTCAGCGCTGTCAGCATGCCGTTGAATCCGGCAAAGAAGGTCAGGCTGCCGAGATCGAACTCCGGAACGAAGGATTTCGGGAAGCTGTTGACCGTCTCGGGTGATGACAGCGTGTTGATGAACAGGAAATACAGCGGCACGATCACCCAGGCGCAAAGCAGGAACACAGAGGCGGCATAGACATAGCGGCCTGCCTTGCGGGTTGACCCGGCGGGTGCGGCGATTGCGACAGAGTCAGTCATATCGAGGCTCCTTTCGGAACGCGCAGCACGCGCAGGATGATCAGGGTGAAGAAGATCGAGATGGCGAGCACGATCAATGCAAGGGCAGCTGCGGCGCCATTGTTCTGAAGATCGAACTGGTAGGAATAGATTTCGCCCATCAGCACCGGGAACAGGGTTCCGCCAAGGGCGGCGACCACGGCGAAGACCTCGAAGGCCAGCACCACGCGCAGGATCAGCGCGGTTTGCAGCGAGGGCCGCAGCATCGGCAGCGTGATGCGCAGGAACTGCTTCCAGCGCGAGGCGCCGAACACTTCGGCTGCTTCGTAATATTCCTTCGGGATCAGGCCGATCCCGGCGACGAGAATGACAAGCATGATGGCGGTTGCGCGCCAGATTTCAGCCAGCGCGATCGCCAGGAAGACAATTCCGGGATGCTGGTAGGACAGAAGATTCATCGGCCGGTCGATGACGCCGAGCCCGCTCATCATCGAATTGAGGAAACCCGACTGCTCGAAGATCGCCAACCAGATGATGCCTGCGGCGAGATCGGAAATGCCGAGCGGGATCGTCCAGATGTAGAGCACCATGTCGCGGCCCCGGTGCATCCGGCTGACCATGGTCGCCATCAACAGCGACAGCGCCAGCTGCAGGGGAACGACAAGGGCCGCCAGCAGCAAGGTGTTCTTGAGCGAGATCGGGAACTTCCAGTAGCTCACGACATCCCGGAAATTGTCCAGGGTGAAGCCGTCGCCGGTGCTGAACGCCTGCTGCGCCACGAGCACGAAGGGGTAGAGAAAGAACACCCCCAAAAACAGGGTGACCGGCAGGATCAGGACATAAGGCAGAATTCGGGCGTTCATCGGATTGCTCCCATGTTGGCGCACGGCGCCGGAGTTGAATTCGCTCGGGGGTGTCCGGGCTTGAAGCAGCCCGGACAGGGGTGGCGTCAGGCGCCGGTCACTCGACCGGGCAAGCGCCGTCGGACGGGGCATCCGGGGCCCAGCAGGGCGCGCCGGTTTCTTCCATGATCTCGCTCAGCCGGCCCTTCTGGTCGTCAAGCACCATGCGGATGTCCTGGCCCGCCAGGACGATGCGTTCGAAGCTGTCGACGAAGACGCGGTTGAAGTCGCCGCCCTTGTCGCCCAGTCCGGCAGGCAGAAGGCCGGGATTGGCGTCGGCCGAGCCGCTCATCTTGGCAACCGCAGCACCCGCCGCCTGGACTGCCGGCGGCAGGTCATCGGGCATGTCCACATCGACGACGGGAAAGAAGCTCGTCGCCCGCAAAGTGGCAATCTGGGTTTCCGGCGTCAGCATGTATTTCACCAGTTCCTTGGCGCCCTCCATGTCGGGTGCGGTTTTCGGGATTGCGATGCCGGCCAGAACCGGCATGAAGCCGCGGCCGGTTGGTCCGGCAGGGGCAGGGAAGGCGACGAAATCGTCGGGGCGCTCGTTGAATGCCTGGGCAAGGCGCGAGGTGTGATCGAACACGATCCAGGCGTCACCCGACAGGAGCTGTTCCTGCATGAACGAGAAATTGGTCGAGGCCGGATTGGTGTGCGCCCAGAGCTCGCGGAATTTTTCCCATGCGGTCACCGCGGCGTCCGAGGCAAAGGTGCGGACCACGCCATTGGTGTAGGAGGGATACAGGTAGCCCTGGAAGAAGCGATGCTTCAGGCCCTTGGGGCCGGCGGGAAAGCCGAATTTGGGTTCACCGGCGGCTTCGTGCACATTGGCGGTCCACGCGATCAGCTGGTCATAGCTCAGCGCGTCGATGTCGGCGCCGTCCGGCAGATATTGCAGCGCCTCCTTGTTGGCCGCCATGATGTAGGTCGCCTGCATCCACGGCACATATTGCAGGTGCCCGGTGCCAAGCTTGGCCAGATTGTTGAAGGTGGCGCTGTTCGAGGCCACGCCGAGATCATCGAGATCGACCAGATTGTCGGGGTCGATTCCGGAGAAATTGCCGTGCAGCGATCCCAGAACGCCGATCGATCCGGATCCGGCCTGGAACTCGGCCTGAAGCCGGGTCAGCCAGGGGCCGTCTTCGTTCGGCTGGTAGTCGACCGTCGCCGGCGCGCCGCTGAGCACCTTTTCGCGCATGGCCTGCGCTTCCTCGACGGGACGCGCCTGTGTTGACCAGAACAGTACGTCCGCCTGGGCGACGGCGACTGTGCAGAAAATGGCGAGGCCGGAAACGGCGGCTGTAAGTGTAGGTCTCAAAGTCATGAATTCCTCCCAGGGGTGCTGATCGAACGTCGAACCTCCTCCGACGCGAAAACCGTCGCGACAGATGCTCCACCCAAGGCGGTCACCTGCCTCTCGGCCCTCCTGAAACGGCGCTGCCTGAAATGCCGGGCAATCGTCTCTGAAGGACTGGCAAAATCATGATACATCGTTATATCCTTGTCAAGAGAGGCTATCGCAGTTATTCTTGAGCCTGGACATCAGCACGGCGTGCATCGGTTGATCTGGATCGAATTTTCTTCTAAACGGAAGAAATAAATAGCGAAATCGATATATCTGGGGATGTGGCAAAGGATGGCGGAAAGGCCGACACTGCAGACTGTGGCGAAGGAAGCGGGCGTCTCGATTCCGACGGTCAGCCAGGTCATGCGTGGCACCGGCCGGATATCCGAAGAGACCCGCAAGAGGGTTCTGCAGGCAGCAAGCAAGCTTCATTATGTGCCGGACGCGCGTGCGGCGTCGATGCGCTCGGGGCAGAATCGCGAGATCGGCTTCGTGATCAGCCAGGTCTCCAATCCGTTCAATGCCGAGGTCATCAGTGGCGTCAGCGATTTGCTCGAGGCTGAAGGATATCTGGTTTCCGTCCTTGACGCGCGGGATGATGCCGGCCGCCAGGGCCGTCACCTCGAAGCCTTCATCCGCAATGGCCGCGGTGGCCTGCTCTGGGTCCCGGCGCTCGACACCACGCAGGAGACGATTGACTTCCTCGTCGCCCATGCCATTCCGACCGTGACCTTTCTCCGGCCGCTCGACCGCAACCTGTTTGATCATGTCGGCATCCGGAACGCTGCGGCCACGGCCGTGGCGACAAGATACCTGGTCGGTCTCGGACATCGAAGCATAGCCTATCTCGGCGGCACGACGATGACGGCGGTGCGCAGGGAACGCATTGCGGGCTATCGGCAGGTCATGTCCGATCTGGGGATTTCGGCGCCGATCATCTGGGATTCTGCCGACACCAAGCTTGCCGGACTGAACGCCATGCTGGAGCTGCTGCGGACACATCCGGAGACGACTGCCGTGGTGTGCAATGGCGACATGGTGGCCCTGGGGGCATGCCATGCGCTAATCCGCTCGGGACTGCAGCCTGGCCGGGACATTTCGGTGATCGGCTTCGACGATATCGAGGACGCGGCGGTGGCAACCCCGGCGCTGACAACCATGGCCGTATCGCCCTACCAGCTCGGACGCCGCCTGGCGCTTGTCCTGCTCGACCGCATTCGCGAGCCAAACATGCCCGTCACCCTCTCCGAAGTCTCCGCCGAACTGACGGTCCGCGAAACATCTGGCACCCTGGATGTCGCCAAGGCCTGATCCGCCGGATCTTCTGCCAGCTGATCCGGAGACAAGCCCGATAGGGCCGCCTTCGTTGCGGTCTCCGACACCGCAGCTCACGGCATATGCACAGCTCAATATTCGTCGAACGAGCCCGTCAATCCATCCATCTACATTCCGGCGATAGGGTCGAAGGCGCGTCCGCTTCCGCCCGTGATTGTGCTTCGGGATAAGAGGGGTGTATCTCAATTTTGTATGTACAGCGCACAAATGTTCGCATAATGATCATTTTCGGGAACATCAAAAAAGGAGTCACTCTCATGTTCAACAGTGCCAAATCAAACCTCGGGCGCAGCCTTCTTGCTGCTGTCGGCCTCACCATGGCATCCGGTTTGCCCGTCTTTGCAGACACCACTTTGAGGTTTGCGCATTTTTCTGTTGAGGATGACCCCAATCACCGAGCGGCTGTTGCGCTGTCGGAAATGGTCGCTGCGGCCACCGGCAACGACGTGACGGTCAAGATCGCCCCGAACTCGCAGCTCGGCGGCGAGGTCGACGTCGTCGAAGGCATCTTGCTCGGGACCATCGACATGGCGCCACCGTCCGCAGCCGTGCTGGCGAACTGGGTGCCGGAAATGAACGTGTTGAACATGCCTTTCGTGTTTCGCGACTGGGATCATTACAGCACCGTGCTGAACGGCCCCATCTTCGATGAACTCAGTGCTGCGGCTGCGCCCAAGGGCATTCGCCTGCTTGGTTTCATGACCTCGGGGCCACGTCACATCATGACCAAGAGCCCGGTCAACAGCATAAGCGATCTGGTCGGTCAGAAGATCCGCACCGTTCAGAACCCGGTGCATGTGGCTACCTTCAATGCCTTTGGCGCCAATGCCACCGCGATCGCCTATCCTGAGGTCTATGGATCGCTTCAGTCCGGCGTGGTCGACGGGGCGGATGCCGCCAACACCAATTATTTCACCCAGAAATTCTACGAAGTCGCCCCCAACTGGGCCCAGGTCAGCTGGCTGTTTTACACCAACCCGATCGTGATTTCGGAACGCGTGTTCCAGAAGCTTGATGCTGACGTTCAGGCAGCACTGCTGGAGGCCGGCCGCAAGGTCGGAATGGACCAGCAGAATGACTGGCGCGCGAGCGATGACAAGCTTCTCGAGGTGCTTCAGGAAAACGGCGTCACCGTCACCCGTCCTGATCCCGCACCGTTCCGGGTGGCGGCTCAGAAGATCTATGATGAGTTCATGACCACGGACGAACAGAAGCAGATGTTGAGCCTCATCACCAACTGATTTCTGTCAGAGGCAAGCCCCATGAAACGTGCAATCGCAACCCTGCGCAGCCTGACAACCGGTATCGCCGTGATCTGTTTCGGCTTCATGGTGGTTGCGGTCATGGTTCAGGTGCTTGGCCGTTATGTCTTGCCGATCAAGGTGGGCAACGCGGTTGAAACGGCCGCGTTCGCCCAGGTTTGGCTGGCCTGCATCGGGGCTGGCCTGGCCTTGCGTCACGGTGCGGTTTTCGCAGTCGATGCATTGCCTGCGCGGCTGTCACTGCGGAGTGCACGCCTGGTGTCGGTGCTCATCGCCGCGGGATCGCTGCTTTTCCTGGCCGTGCTCATTTATGGCGGCGTCCTGTTGACGCGACAGGGCGCCTCCCAATCCTCGCCCACATTGCTGCTACCGATGTGGATCGTCTTTTCTGCCGTCCCTGTCGGCATGTCTTTCATGGCGCTGGAAGTTGTTCTCCGTGTCGTGGAGAACTGGGCTGCCCCGTTCAGCCCCGTTTATGAAAAGGAAGACGTGGCATGACTTCGCTTGGCGGT
This window harbors:
- a CDS encoding TRAP transporter substrate-binding protein, giving the protein MFNSAKSNLGRSLLAAVGLTMASGLPVFADTTLRFAHFSVEDDPNHRAAVALSEMVAAATGNDVTVKIAPNSQLGGEVDVVEGILLGTIDMAPPSAAVLANWVPEMNVLNMPFVFRDWDHYSTVLNGPIFDELSAAAAPKGIRLLGFMTSGPRHIMTKSPVNSISDLVGQKIRTVQNPVHVATFNAFGANATAIAYPEVYGSLQSGVVDGADAANTNYFTQKFYEVAPNWAQVSWLFYTNPIVISERVFQKLDADVQAALLEAGRKVGMDQQNDWRASDDKLLEVLQENGVTVTRPDPAPFRVAAQKIYDEFMTTDEQKQMLSLITN
- a CDS encoding carbohydrate ABC transporter permease; translated protein: MTDSVAIAAPAGSTRKAGRYVYAASVFLLCAWVIVPLYFLFINTLSSPETVNSFPKSFVPEFDLGSLTFFAGFNGMLTALKNSILVAGMTMVLSIVIGAPAGYALSRFDFRGKELFRMLVLLTRAFPLPLLALPLAVLFIRTGLDDTAFGLALVHTTLAIPFAVLITFSLFSGIPIELEEAAWTLGCTRFTAFTKVVLPLILPGITASAIFAFVISWNEVFAAAVLTIENRTLPAFLLQTLGEAPLHLKFAGGFILVLPALIFIFAVRKYLFAMWGIANR
- a CDS encoding D-lyxose/D-mannose family sugar isomerase — protein: MKRSRINEIMAEADAMIASFGFVLPPFASWTPDEFIAKRDIASNVISARCGWDITDYGAGRYDEMGLFLFTLRNGRLADLQRGGGMCYAEKLLISKQEQLSPMHTHVIKAEDIINRGGATLVIELFGSDDEGRFDEDKGGTVWCDGIRRDFGPGEKLKLAPGESVTLMPGDWHAFWGEGGDVLIGEVSTVNDDETDNIFRDPIGRFSEIEEDTAPAHLLVSDYRSWLA
- a CDS encoding amylo-alpha-1,6-glucosidase, whose protein sequence is MKHALIAQAEQVLRRNDRGTYTVPTHGLYPFQWNWDSVLSALGFAHFDEARAWTEIDTLFAHQWEDGMVPHIIFHERDEGYFPGPDVWSTGRAVPTSGITQPPVAGFAVRRMVDNAKDKDLATQRARALLPRIHAWHRWFFNSRDPEASGLVAIIHPWESGRDNSIDWDAALARVPTEGVEPFTRRDIQHANPAHRPTHAQYERYIWLVQTFRSLGWDNTKLHDASPFRVVDPGFNAILIRSCADLAELAEQLGEPEIAKQSRDFATRGIAALEKLWSDAHGQYLCLDRSTGELIDSPSIGGLLAAFAAVPTERAAAIARRIDKLGDAAKFLVPSHDPSAPEFDDLRYWRGPVWLIVNYMIADGLSTAGQHATVERIIADSLALIHESGFAEYYSPITAEPCGGAHFTWTAAMVLEFLAQPAAVA
- a CDS encoding TRAP transporter small permease, whose translation is MKRAIATLRSLTTGIAVICFGFMVVAVMVQVLGRYVLPIKVGNAVETAAFAQVWLACIGAGLALRHGAVFAVDALPARLSLRSARLVSVLIAAGSLLFLAVLIYGGVLLTRQGASQSSPTLLLPMWIVFSAVPVGMSFMALEVVLRVVENWAAPFSPVYEKEDVA
- a CDS encoding ABC transporter ATP-binding protein gives rise to the protein MAEIQIKNVAKKFGTYQALHDINLTVADQEFMVLLGASGCGKTTLLRIVAGLETATTGEIWIGGRRVDHLAPKDRGIAMVFQNYAVFPHLTVFENIGFGLRMQKLPNDEVKRRVERTATLMHIEQLLKRYSGELSGGQRQRVAVARALAMEPDVILMDEPLSNLDALLRLEMRAELKGVLADSKTTTIYVTHDQVEAMSLADRISVMHQGRIVQAATPIEVYRNPAAEFVASFIGNPPMNFLNATPMGAGKWRVAGQLMDGPNTEKAALQFAIRPEDLRPAETGLIATAKVVEPLGAHLLVTCDVDGSSFRAVLDSDLTVRPGDKLTLAPQPDRVRWFDPETTLAIA
- a CDS encoding LacI family DNA-binding transcriptional regulator, whose protein sequence is MAERPTLQTVAKEAGVSIPTVSQVMRGTGRISEETRKRVLQAASKLHYVPDARAASMRSGQNREIGFVISQVSNPFNAEVISGVSDLLEAEGYLVSVLDARDDAGRQGRHLEAFIRNGRGGLLWVPALDTTQETIDFLVAHAIPTVTFLRPLDRNLFDHVGIRNAAATAVATRYLVGLGHRSIAYLGGTTMTAVRRERIAGYRQVMSDLGISAPIIWDSADTKLAGLNAMLELLRTHPETTAVVCNGDMVALGACHALIRSGLQPGRDISVIGFDDIEDAAVATPALTTMAVSPYQLGRRLALVLLDRIREPNMPVTLSEVSAELTVRETSGTLDVAKA
- a CDS encoding carbohydrate ABC transporter permease, whose amino-acid sequence is MNARILPYVLILPVTLFLGVFFLYPFVLVAQQAFSTGDGFTLDNFRDVVSYWKFPISLKNTLLLAALVVPLQLALSLLMATMVSRMHRGRDMVLYIWTIPLGISDLAAGIIWLAIFEQSGFLNSMMSGLGVIDRPMNLLSYQHPGIVFLAIALAEIWRATAIMLVILVAGIGLIPKEYYEAAEVFGASRWKQFLRITLPMLRPSLQTALILRVVLAFEVFAVVAALGGTLFPVLMGEIYSYQFDLQNNGAAAALALIVLAISIFFTLIILRVLRVPKGASI
- a CDS encoding ABC transporter permease, with the translated sequence MTGTWFPWFARACLLFLLLTFLLSPDWFEPLLSPLAQENAPVIYNQGSLLTLTLLHLRTVAIATAAATVVAVSLAILVTRPFGAEFLPLSRSLVNVGQTFPPVAVLALAVPVLGFGEKPTLVALFLYGLLPIFENTLTGFATLPGPVLEAARGAGMTGRQRLWRVELPLAMPIILAGIRLSVVVSLATATIGSTVAAKTLGEVIIAGLQSNNTAFVLQGGLIVGAVAVLLYDGLSAIERVLARRTGLSQA
- a CDS encoding ABC transporter substrate-binding protein encodes the protein MTLRPTLTAAVSGLAIFCTVAVAQADVLFWSTQARPVEEAQAMREKVLSGAPATVDYQPNEDGPWLTRLQAEFQAGSGSIGVLGSLHGNFSGIDPDNLVDLDDLGVASNSATFNNLAKLGTGHLQYVPWMQATYIMAANKEALQYLPDGADIDALSYDQLIAWTANVHEAAGEPKFGFPAGPKGLKHRFFQGYLYPSYTNGVVRTFASDAAVTAWEKFRELWAHTNPASTNFSFMQEQLLSGDAWIVFDHTSRLAQAFNERPDDFVAFPAPAGPTGRGFMPVLAGIAIPKTAPDMEGAKELVKYMLTPETQIATLRATSFFPVVDVDMPDDLPPAVQAAGAAVAKMSGSADANPGLLPAGLGDKGGDFNRVFVDSFERIVLAGQDIRMVLDDQKGRLSEIMEETGAPCWAPDAPSDGACPVE